The following DNA comes from Alnus glutinosa chromosome 6, dhAlnGlut1.1, whole genome shotgun sequence.
TTCTATCTTTGAATAACAATAGGTTTCTCTAGCTAAATGTATGGAATAATTCTATCTAGAATAGAGTTACACTCTTATAAgagtttgttaattttattatgtatttaaAGAAAAGACTATGGAATATATGTTAAGTTGAATTATTGTTTGATAAATACAGTTTACTGTGTTTTGAAAGTTCTTGATTCACTTGAAAAACTCAacctatttattttttgtgttctttGCTAATTGGTTCACATCTCCGATCGAGCCCATTGGGTGTACGTTGGTGGGTTTACTCTCACTTCTTAGTTTACGACTTGGACTACCCAGTTGTTCGTTGTTTTTCCTCGCGCCCAAGGTTTGACATCAAAGCCAAATTCAATTGGTATGAAGCAACTGAGCACTAGGCAGGTAGCCCACCTCGTGTCATTCTAAATTTCACCTGATCGAACACGATGAATGATTACAGGGCAAGGCGCAAGCGGCAGAAGCACCACTAGGGCGCTAATTGCGAAAAAGCGGCACGCTTTACAAGGGTAAAGACCACGTTTTAGCTACCTCCTTTGTGTACGTGTGTTCAACACCCCAAGGCAGCTCCAACCCTCCAATCGAAATCTACCTCATCCGTTGCATGCACTGGACACATGGAAAGCCTCCAAATGTAACCGACCCACCCAAAAGGGTTTTTGCGAACGGTCCAAACCAATCCTGATAGGTGTATCCACGCATGGCGGCCAGGCCCACACGTGTTGGTTGCCGGGCGCCACCGCGCGAGCCAGCGACCTGATTGGTGTCTCAGAGACAGCGGATGGCGGGAACAGTTGTCAGTACTTATTGTCCATCTATTCGATATGTGTAAGCATGCATGGACCCACTCATCGTGCTCGACTCCCATATGTCCTTTCTTTCTTAACCCTCGCAAACACGTACCCACCGTACATCTCCAAGTGTCGCTTTCTCCTTCCTCCTTGCTCCCTGTTGCCAAACGCTCATTGGCCAATCCCCACCCTTAAAAACTCGCACCCCATCTCCCTCAACTCTCCAACAGCTCTTTCCTTCCTTTCCTTCCTTCCTCCCTCAGAGCTTCCCCTTCAATTCGAACGCACACTGACACACACAAACCAGCCATCATGATCAAGACCCTGAATCCCTACTCCACGGCAAAAACGGCTGAGATTATGTCTCGGTACCGGCCGATAGCTCCGAAGCCTGAGGTTCCGTCGACGGACCCAGGGAGCGAGAGCCCCTCCATATCTCAAAAGATCAGGCAATCTCCGTACCTTAGAAACCTCTGGCCGCATTTGCAGGCCAGGCCTACCAGAACTAGAAAGCGAAGTAGGTCTGCTATGTCACTACCCTCCATCAATAGAACAAGGACCCATGTCCTTggcttttcttctccttttggGTTCCCTCAACTGCCCACTCCGCACGAAGCAGCGGTTAGCAGCAGCTTGGAACAGCCGGCCACAGCTCCAGCTGGTTTGGTGACACTTCCTCTTCTTCCATGTCCTATATCTGCCCCCGTCGCCGCCAACCAAGCAGCGGCACCGGAAGTTGTGAAAACTTGTGGAGAAGAAAAGGTTATAGATTTGAACAGTACTCTAGCTGAAATTCCGGAGGAAAAGGATCTGTTGCAGCAACTGCGAGCACCCACCGGCGGCATTAATGTTATTGCCCCTCAGCCGATCCGACCGGTTGGCTCCAGTATATGCGTTGGCTGCATCAATGAAGAACAAAGTTTGACCCCCGCGGTTCAAATTCCTGCTAAGAAACCAGAAGAAGTCGAGGAGGAGATGGAGTCGGAGGCCTTACCGGCGGTCATATCAGACTCGAACAACAAAGTTAGAATGGCGAATTCGGCTTACAAGGAGATGGTGGGACAGCCGGAATGTTCCTGGCTTGATTCGATGGTCGCCAGCTCGAGCAAAAGGATCAATGGGGAGGTGATGCTTCATCTTTCCGACTCAAGCGTGCCGGTTTCGTCTAACGGCTTTTCCTGTTGGGTGAGGATAGAATGGGGAAGTGGGGGGAAGAAAAGCTCAATCAATGCTTTCTGTGATGTGATCAGGTTATCCTGCGAGTCCAAGAACTACCTCTTCACATGGAGGTTCCACACCCATACCAGAGTGGCAGAACAGTCTACTTGTAATGTGTGAACATTGTACTGTACATAAGCGTGATTACCACTAAATGCAtcccacctatatatatataagaaatcaagTACAGTTTTATCAgctttttatttgcttttatttgactcttttcaaaaataatagcCAAAGAACCCAAACAAGACTCCAAACATGCAACCTCCTAGAAAAGCATTTAGAATGGGTCTCTCAATATATtgcggaattaaaaattaaattaattacaaataaataattattaagttgacacttttctttttttcttttttggtataAGACAAGCGACTCACTCATTTATCGGAACTCCGATATGCTTCAATTGTTCAAAATTGAtagttaaataataattaaaactttAAGAGAGATATACCGTTAACGTTCTAGGTCTAATACTCTCTTTTAGCACACTAAATTCTAGAGTGAATTCTTATAATAAATTCGTGTTTAGAAGTTTCTTTAAATAAACATCAAGAAAACCTAGTTTTTGTTGGaataaaatttcaacaaaatttgtcCAAATTTTTGGGCTTATATTGTCACGCAACTTTTGTATAGTCAAAGTCCGAATtagaaaacttttattttagagatatttgtttcaatttttagttAGCTTTTCAATTCTGCTGATTTCACCTCATTCCGATACTTCCGCTAAAATTTATagtcaaaacactgagacatgctcaatttaaaattaacaaatctaaatttAACTCCAATTAATAAAATTCCGATTGACTCATTCCCTTGATTGATTAGACTTAACcacattatataaattttatattcattGATTGATTAGGCTTAACCACATCTTAAAAGTCTTCCAATTTAAGTTAAAATTCAACCCACTTGAATTTGAATCTATCATGTCTTGGATAAACTCCTTCCCCGACTTAATATGTGTTGGCACTGAATTTACAAAAACCTAACATCTTTTGCCTTTAAAGTGGGGAACTATCTCAAAAGAAGTTGTTCATTACACTTATTTGCAGAAAAGCTATACACAAAACTAACAAAGAGGTGACACCGAGAATAAAAAGCTTTTCAAATGAGCTTACATGCTCATAAGCACCAAAAACAGGATCTTAATTGGAAGATTCCAAATTAATCATCCTCGCTCTTTGGCAGCCCCTTCCATTTGAAGTTGTTTGCGTATGATTTGGCCTGCACATAATCAACGATAATATGTTCAAATAACAAACGCAACCAAAGCCATGCATCACTCATTGTAGACGCTACAGTCAAATACACTATAACCCGACTCCAAGGCTCCATTTCGAGAGAGATCGGGAAAAGGGAAAGAGAAGCTCTAGCAAATTGAGATATAGGCTTCTTTCTCTACAGCTTTTTTAAGGATTTACTTTCCATGGTTCTCGGTTCTTTGTAATGATAAGCGGGctaaataagtaattttttttttaaaatttcatacccttaaacttttaaaagtgttaatttagagtgtgtctctctctatctctcaatattttttaattttacccatTCGTTAAGATTTCTCGttaaattatatcaaaattatcaattttttttaaaaaaaataattaataataataaaaattcaaagactCACACATAGATATTTTTGcgaattccattaaattcttaccaacgCTTAAATccttataattttcttttcctaaaaaaaaaaaagaagaatattttagaaattttaactcCGTttgaatttaacagaaaattctaacagataggtaaaattgaaaaaaaaaattgaaagattaatatactaaattgacattttttaaa
Coding sequences within:
- the LOC133871895 gene encoding uncharacterized protein LOC133871895, which codes for MIKTLNPYSTAKTAEIMSRYRPIAPKPEVPSTDPGSESPSISQKIRQSPYLRNLWPHLQARPTRTRKRSRSAMSLPSINRTRTHVLGFSSPFGFPQLPTPHEAAVSSSLEQPATAPAGLVTLPLLPCPISAPVAANQAAAPEVVKTCGEEKVIDLNSTLAEIPEEKDLLQQLRAPTGGINVIAPQPIRPVGSSICVGCINEEQSLTPAVQIPAKKPEEVEEEMESEALPAVISDSNNKVRMANSAYKEMVGQPECSWLDSMVASSSKRINGEVMLHLSDSSVPVSSNGFSCWVRIEWGSGGKKSSINAFCDVIRLSCESKNYLFTWRFHTHTRVAEQSTCNV